In the Lactobacillus paragasseri genome, ACAATACAATCTTGCTAGTAGCACCTACGCCTGAATTGATAGAAACAACATTAGCTCTTCTCTCATTTTTTTGAGCTTGAGGAACTTCTTCCCCTTGTTGTTCTGCTTCAGAATATGGTGCTTCATTCATTTCATCATCTTCAGCAATACCAAAAAATCTGCCTAATTTGTCAAAAGCCATAATATTTTCCTCCAAATATTAATCCTGACGACGATGCTTGAAGAATGGAATATCATTGTCTGATTCATCATCTGCACTAGTTTCGATTTGAGAAATGCTAGTAGAGTCGTCTGAACTAAATGAATCGAACTCATCGTCATCTTTTTCTTCATTTTCTACAGGTTGTGGACGCTTATTTTCTTTTCTATCTTGCTTCCAAACGCTTGTGGGGTCAAGTAAAGTATCTTGAGATTCTTTCTTTTCTGCATTTACTTCTGGAGTAGCTGGAGTAGAAGTTTCGTTTGAAACTGTATTTTCAACTTTAACTTCTGAAGTTTCCATTGGTGAAGGAACTGTTTCAGTTTCTTCCTTCTTTGCAGGTTCTGGATTTACTACTTCTTGACGGCTTGGACGTGAAGGGCGACGCATTGGTTGTTTTGAAGCCTCTTCTTCTGCTTTTGAGTCAATTCCAGTAGCAATTACTGTAACTACAACTTCATCGCCCAAGTTTGCATTAATTGATGTACCAAAAATAATATTTACTCCATCACCAGCAGCTTTTGAAACAATATCAGAAGCATCTTGAGCTTCAAATAAAGTTAAATCTGGTCCCCCAGTAATGTTAAGCAATACTTGCTTAGCACCATCAATTGAAACTTCCAATAATGGAGAAGAAATAGCAAGTTTAGTAGCTTCAACAGTTCTATTTTCACCACTAGCACGGCCAATTCCCATTAAGGCTGCACCTTGATTTTCCATAACAGTCTTAACATCGGCAAAGTCAAGGTTCACATAGTCAGTTGAAGTAATCAAATCAGAGATACCTTGAACACCTTGACGAAGAACATTATCAGCTTCTTTAAAGGCATCCATCATAGGCGTCTTCTTATCAACCATTTCTAACAAACGATTATTAGCAATGATAACTAAAGTATCAACATATTGCTTTAATTGAGCAATTCCTTCTGCCGCATTTTTTGAACGCTTTGGTCCTTCAAAAGTGAATGGACGAGTAACTACTCCAACAGTTAAAGCGCCAGTTTCACGTGCGATCTTAGCAATTACTGGAGCAGCACCAGTACCAGTACCACCACCCATACCAGCGGTAATAAAGATCATATCTGCACCTTTAAGTGAGTCTTCAATTGTCTGTTGACTCTCCTCGGCAGCTTTTTGACCAACTTCTGGATGAGAACCCGCACCTAAACCACGAGTAAGTTTAGGTCCAAGCTGAATCTTGTTTTCTGCTTTATTGCTATTAAGAGCTTGTACATCAGTATTTGCAGCAATAAAAGAAACACCTTGTACTCCTTCATCAATCATTCGGTTAACGGCGTTACCACCGGCACCGCCAACACCGATTACTTTAATGACTGCATTTTTGTTGTCATCAGAATCGAAAGTAAAATCCATTTACTAAACCACCTTATTATTAATCAAAAAATTTCTTAAAGAATTCTTTGATTCCTTTTTTATTATTCTTATTATCATCATTCTCTTCAGACGTAGAGACCGTTGATGTAGCACTAGTCTTATTATAATCTTCTTTCTGCTCCATTTCACTAGGAGTTAGACGTCTTTTGAAAAATTTCATATTTTCTTGAGACGAAGATTGATTAGAAACAGGTGTAGCAACCTGATTTCCATAAATAACGCTGTTAACTAAATAGTCAATATCT is a window encoding:
- the ftsZ gene encoding cell division protein FtsZ translates to MDFTFDSDDNKNAVIKVIGVGGAGGNAVNRMIDEGVQGVSFIAANTDVQALNSNKAENKIQLGPKLTRGLGAGSHPEVGQKAAEESQQTIEDSLKGADMIFITAGMGGGTGTGAAPVIAKIARETGALTVGVVTRPFTFEGPKRSKNAAEGIAQLKQYVDTLVIIANNRLLEMVDKKTPMMDAFKEADNVLRQGVQGISDLITSTDYVNLDFADVKTVMENQGAALMGIGRASGENRTVEATKLAISSPLLEVSIDGAKQVLLNITGGPDLTLFEAQDASDIVSKAAGDGVNIIFGTSINANLGDEVVVTVIATGIDSKAEEEASKQPMRRPSRPSRQEVVNPEPAKKEETETVPSPMETSEVKVENTVSNETSTPATPEVNAEKKESQDTLLDPTSVWKQDRKENKRPQPVENEEKDDDEFDSFSSDDSTSISQIETSADDESDNDIPFFKHRRQD